One Glycine soja cultivar W05 chromosome 7, ASM419377v2, whole genome shotgun sequence genomic window, TTTTGTGCACAAAAGAAATTGCCTAAGGCAGTAATGCTTTATTTTTGGCAGTTTTGACTGCCTTGCTTAGCGCGAGTGACTCGCTAAGTGAGCACTCAGTGActtgaattttcaaattttaaattcacgCACTTAGCGGGACAGGCTTGCTTAGCCCAATTCGAAAATTAGAAAACCTGAGAaggatttgggcttagcgcgaagaTACGCACTTAGCGAGCTCTGCAACTCTGATTGGTTTGCAACTTTCGCTTAGCAGAACGGGGCCGGCTTAGCGAATTAAATGCCTCAAGATGCAGTAGTGGGATCACGCTTAGCGAGatgggctcgcttagcgcaattccaTACCCGAGagggaattgggcttagcgggtATGACCCACTGGGCCCAATTAACATGAAGGTCCAGGCAGAGAGATAATTGCACTTAGCACACAAATGTGCTTAGCGAGACTGTGTTACGTGCTTAGCGAGATGACTtgcttagcccaattccaatAAATGCAATTCTAGAgaggtttttgggcttagcgcaatgGTCTCACTTAGCGAGGCCCCATTCAGCCAATGGGTAGGGGTTGGTGCACTTAGCGCGAGTTGTGGCTCATTCTGTGCATGAAGAATGattcgcttagcgcacagggcTCGTTGAGCGAATGGATGActgaaaaaaatttctaagttattCCTCATCCACAACTTTAGAGAAACTTAAGCAACCCCATTTATCATACAAAACATGTTGATGACTTACTCTAGCAATCACAAATGAGTTGAAACCTAACTATATGCaatgattaagaaaaataaagaaaaagacctgggttgcctcccagtaggcacttctttaacgtcactagcaTGATGCATATTACCTCATGGATCTAGAGCAAGCTTGGCTCTGGCCATGAGAACCATCTCATTCTTAAGTTCATCCATCTTAGAAAAGATGTTCCTATCAAGTAAGTTCTTTTCTGcatcaaacaaatcaaatttgaTCTTCTGATCATCTACACCAATTTCCATTTTACCTTTCCCCATATCCACTACACAATTGGCGGTTAACATGAATGGATGACCCAAAATCAATGGGATGTTAGCATCCTCTTCAATATCCATGACAACAAAGTCCATAGGGAATGTAAATTGCCGCACCttgaccaaaacatcttcaatcacgCCATAAGGCCTTGTAATAGAATGATCTGCCAGCTGCAATGTCATTCTTGTTGGCATAATTTCCAATTTTCCAattcttctgcacatggagagaggcatCAAATTTATGCTAGCTCCCAAATCAATTAGAGCTTTTCCAACTGGCACTGCACCAATAGAGCAAGGGATTGTGACACTCCCTGGATTTTTGTATTTAGGTGGAAGGATTCTTTGGTTAACAACACTGTAGTTTCCTTCCACTACAATAGTATCACTATTGATATATTTGCTCTTCTTGATCAGCATATCCTTCAGAAACTTATAGTAGAGTGGCATTTGTTGTAAGGCTTCTCCAAAAGGGATAGTTATCTctaattttttcaagatatcAAGAAAATGAGCAAAGTGTTGTTCCTTGGCTTTCTTGGATGGCACcaaaggatatggtacttccttcCCTGAGCATGGGACAACCTCATTCTTCTTTTCTCTAGCCAACTCACTCTTGGTCTTCTTTTCCtcctatttttctctctttttttcatttttttcttctttctcttcaccatttattttgttctctctcaattgatcttcttctttctctttttcttcctcaGCTACTAACTCTTGCTCATCCACATTCCTCCCTTCATCTTCCACCATGGTTTCCTTCTTGCTCTAGTCATGACAGTTTTGCATTATTCCTTGGGATTTTTCTTGGTATTAGCTTCAAAATTTCCCGAAGAATTCTTAGCTATTTGCTTGGCTAGCTGTCCCACTTGAATCTCTAGGTTCTTTATGGCAGATTTTGTGCTCTTGTGATTAGACATAGTAACCTGCATGAACTGAGCCAAAGTATCCTCCAGCTTGGTTGTTCTCTCATAAAGGCTAGGCCTTTGATTTTGAGGCTTGTTGGATGGTCCATcttggtctttgttgaacttgTTTCCAGGATGAGATCTTCATTGCCCTTGATTCTGATTAAAGTTAGAACCTTGCTAAAAACCTGCAAATCCACCTGCATTAAACCCTGGTTTGTGCTGATTCCCCATATAATTCACTTATTGTGCAACTTCTGCAAGAGGTATACAACAACCAAATTCATGAGCTCCTCCACATATGCTACAACCTCCAACCTGCAAAACTGTTGAATGTGAAGGTTGAGTCACTTGTAATTGAGTTGACAACTTACTAAGTGTCTCAGTCAATGTCTCAAGTTGCTTAGCTAGCAACTTGTTTTGTGTCAATAGTGCATCTTGTGAGGAAAGCTCTAACAGGCTTCTCTTTGTAGGAATATGAGTCCTATCACGCAACATAGCATGATCACTAGCAGCCATATTTTCTATAAGCTCCATAActtcttcaggggtcttcaatttgattttccctCCAGCAGAAGCATCCAATAACTGCTTGGACTATGGTCTCAAACcatctataaaaatatttagctGAATTGGCTCGGAGAATCCATGAGTTGGTGTTTTTCGCAGCAAGCTACAAAGTCTCTCAAGCgcttcactcaaagattcatctaGAAATTGATGGAATGAGGAAATAGTTGCCTTGCCTTCAACTGTCTTAGACTCAGGAAAATACTTCTTCAAAAACTTCTCTACAACTTCCTCCTAAGTCTTCAAACTGTTTCCCTTAAAAGAGTGCAGCCACATCTTGGCTTCTCTAGCCAAAGAAAATAAGAGTAAACTGAGCCTCACTGCGTCTTCTGGCACACTGGAAATCTTCACTGTGTTGCATATCTCAATGTAAGTAGCTAAGTGTGCGTAAGGGTCTTCATTTGGcaaaccatgaaacaaattttcTTAAATCAGCTGAATCAAGGAATGAGGATATGTGATGTTGTGAGCTTGTGAAAAATTGCGGCACGATCGAGCTAGAATAATCTTCAAGAGTAACCCTCCATGGTTAACCTTCAGCCATAATTGGGACTTCGGATGCACCTACTTTAGATTCTCTTAACTCTGGAAAGATCGAAGATGACTCAAATGATTGAGCTTCCTCCAAACTTGGTTGTGTTGTCCTTTCCTACAAAGAATTTCTCCTTCTCTTTGCGTTGTTCCTCCTACAAGTAGCTTTTATCTCCAAATCTAATGGAGCTAAATCACCTGCAGAAGAGTTACATCGCATACAAGAAACACTAGACAGAGCAACAGTTAACCAaatcaagagaaaataaattctatctaactattcacaaaatcaatcaaaaaataaagaataaatgtctACAAACTGAACTCTACTTTCTAAATGGAACGAAGTTCCCCAGCaatggcgccaaaaacttgttttgCAGAAAAATTGATTCAATAATATTCTGCGATGCTAATCTGCAAGTGTACTGAgtcgcacaagtaatataaaatggtaaaaactgagtatcgaatcacagggaacttgtttcattaaaaaaaaatatatgttcaaTGAGCAAACATTTGTATAAAGCCAGTAAATGTTGAATAAGGTTTTTGTCTAAAAGtctaattaactacaaattaaaatatctaaaagtTGAGAAGTAAAACAGTCAAGTAACAAGTGTTGGGTTATTCTACTGAACTTACTTTGATGTtgctaaatatttttctctatttaacgttgtcttagtgttcttatgctgaaaATAAATTACCCAAACCAAGATCCTTCAAGTGAATGGACCTAACTCTATCTAAACTTCGTCCTTGATCCCTGAATAAACTTAGTCTAAACAAGTCGCATTAATATTACAGCATAATAGAAACTAAATCACTGCACTCCATCCCCAGACATACAGTTCTCTagcctgctctatcaagttgtaaggctttaaagcatttcccagtactaaaaatcctaactatgcATACAAATGAATGATCAATCCACAAGCATACagaaataagcatagatagaagcaatgaacacataaaaacaactttaaatagatagtaagagaATATTACATCAAAGGTTCAGCAGAACTCCTCAATAagagatttagccttccattacaagttaGCAACTTTCAACACAAAGGATAGATTTTGAAGAAAGACTAAGGTTACAAATtgttgaggatgtctcctccaaccTCTAGAACCCTAAAATCACTCCTCTAACCTAAACTATCTTGGAGGCTAAGGCTCTGTCTTTCTAGCTTCTTCTCTTGCTCTGTTTTTTGACTCCTCTTCTTTTTTAcgccaacttcagtgttttaaaggctccttGATGTTTTAGATTCTGAAGGCTCGCTAAGCACGAGTTAGTGAAatctggcttagcgagctgggCGCGCTGAGTGCGAGAAGGGACAAACGACTCACTGGGTGAGCTGGCGACGCGTTGAGCTCGGGCATCTGTGactgatcctcttctagggtttccaaATGCGCTTAGCAAGCTGTGTGCCTTACTTAGTGGatgtcactcgctaagcgcatatgtctcccttagcgagacaccagcttctagaccttctcttcttttagcttgaaactgaagttgattcacattaattcacaaaattggGAGTATCTACTAAGTAAAttcaaactaaacatgaaaatatgtacaattcctacaaaaagaaccataaattgggggaaaGATGCTAATTTTATGaaactattcaatacaaaagttagtcgtaaataacGACAAACAGTTGCTGCTTCTAAAGCATATCCCCATAAGTTTAATGGAAGATCGATGAACCCCATCATGGACTAATCATATCTAGTAAGGTTCCATTTCTTCTTTCAGATACACTATTGTGTTGTGGTGTTCCCGGAGGTGTCCACCGAGAGAGAATCCCATTCTCCTTTAGATATTCAATAAAGTTATCATTAAGATATTCTCCTCCTCTATCAAATCTAAGCATTTTGATACTCTTACCAGTTTGCTTTTCAACTTCACTATGAAATCTTTTAAACATTTCAAATGATTCAGGTTTATGTTTCATAAGATACAAAAATCCATATCTAGACATATCGTCAGTGAAGgtgataaaataagaatatcCTCCTTTTGCTTGAATCTTCATGGGCCCTCAAACATTTGTATGAATTAGTCCCAATAACTCAGAAGCTCTTTCTCCACTTCCAATAAATGGAGATTTAGTCATTTTTCCTTTGAGACAAGATTCACAAATTTCATATgattcataatcataattatcaAGGTAACCTTCCTTGTGCAACTTGTTAATTCTTTTCTCGCCAATGTGACCTAGCCTACAATGCCAAAGATAAGTTTTATTTACTTgattatctctttttcttttgaaactaGAAGAAACATGCATAATCAATTTATGATTCACATCGAGTAAGACATAAATGCCGCATTGGAGATAACCATTCACATATAAATCATCATCATGATAAATTGAGCAAATGTTATTATTAAAGATAATGTGAAAACCTCACTTGTACAACATGGAAATtgaaataatgtttgaaataaatttcaGAACATAATAACAATATTCCAATACTAGTACTTTGCCAATAGACATTATTAAAGAAACTGATCTTAAAGCTAAGGCGACAACATTTGCTCCATTCCCTACTTGTAGATTTATTTCTCCTTTCTTCAACCATCTAGTTATTTGTAGTCCCTGCAACGTATTGCAAATATTAAAACTACTTCCTATATCTAATACCCACATTGAAGAATCAGTGACAGTTAAAGAAATCatgaaaacatttttcattaaaGTCTTAccttgtttcttgtttttcaaagaatcaagatactTATTGCAATTTCTCTTCCAGTGACCTTTCCCCATACAGAAGAAACATTCAGCATCAGTTGGTCAATCTTGTTCCTTTTGTTCTTGGGTTTGGTTATACCACCCTTAGGTCCAAGATGCTTCCTTTTTGGTACTTTGCCTTTCTTCTTGGAGCTCTTGCCAACTACCATGAcagttcctttcttcttctcagAAGCAATTTGATTCACATAATCAATTAGCAGATTAAGCATCTCATACAAGTCACAACTCATCTTATTCATGTTAAAATTCacaataaattatgaaaatgaatcagaaagtGATTGCAAAATCAAATCTTGAGAAAGCTCTTTCCCAAGAGTGCACCCCAACTTCTCAAGTTGTTCTATGAGATCAATCATCTTAAGAACATGAGGtctaactttttcatttgcaaCAAGTGAGGATCTAATCAGGGCCTTAGATAACTGAAATCTAGCCGTCTTGCTTTGACCACCGTACATCTTCTTAAGATGTTCGATGATCTCATATGGGTCCATGTCTTGGTGTTGCCTCTGGAGTTCTGAACTCATTGATGCCAAGATAATGCACTTAGTAGTAAGGCACTCATCTAGGTACTTTTGAAAAACCTTGGTTGCTTCAGCATCACTCAGATCAAGTGCTTCCATGGGAGGCTTATCAATAGTGTCAATAAGCTTCTCATGCATGAGAACAATTCTCAAGTTGTGGTACCAATCATCATAATTGGCTCCGACTAGTTTTTCAGATTCAAGAATACCACGAAGCGATAAGCGATAGAGAAGATATACTGTTGATTAAGCacacaacaaaatataattatgtcagagcataatttttcaaaccttttaaaaaatataaaaatattaatgatatttctaataataat contains:
- the LOC114420434 gene encoding uncharacterized protein LOC114420434, producing MNERRKVYLLYRLSLRGILESEKLVGANYDDWYHNLRIVLMHEKLIDTIDKPPMEALDLSDAEATKVFQKYLDECLTTKCIILASMSSELQRQHQDMDPYEIIEHLKKMYGGQSKTARFQLSKALIRSSLVANEKVRPHVLKMIDLIEQLEKLGCTLGKELSQDLILQSLSDSFS